From a region of the Fischerella sp. JS2 genome:
- a CDS encoding POTRA domain-containing protein, whose translation MTVKIIDSGNHAIATNIIFTFCLLNSGAIAQTTPVPTDTKPNPNIDCFPQPLPPSEEQQPTVPVPPPTSTPEQPNVSIPVSKIEVVGSTILTQDEIAAITKPFEGRSVTLKELQGVADSITQLYLNQGYLTSRAILGEQTITNGVVKILVIEGSLEKIEIEGTRRLNHCFCKY comes from the coding sequence TTGACTGTAAAGATAATTGACAGTGGAAATCATGCGATCGCTACCAATATCATATTTACCTTCTGCCTTCTGAACTCAGGTGCGATCGCCCAAACAACTCCCGTCCCCACCGACACTAAACCAAATCCGAATATAGACTGTTTTCCCCAACCTTTACCACCCAGCGAAGAACAACAACCAACTGTTCCAGTACCACCGCCAACATCAACACCAGAACAGCCAAACGTCAGCATACCCGTCAGTAAAATTGAAGTTGTAGGCAGCACTATCCTTACTCAAGATGAAATTGCCGCAATTACCAAACCTTTCGAGGGACGATCAGTAACTCTCAAAGAACTCCAAGGCGTTGCAGATAGCATTACTCAACTTTATTTAAATCAAGGCTACCTTACCTCTAGAGCAATTTTAGGAGAACAAACGATCACCAATGGTGTCGTTAAAATCCTGGTAATAGAAGGTTCTTTAGAAAAAATCGAAATCGAGGGGACTCGACGGCTAAATCATTGTTTCTGCAAATACTAG
- a CDS encoding CHAT domain-containing protein produces MLVVGNPKSPYFLPLPGAEQEAISIAELLHTQALIGDAATEMAVVQRLSQARIIHLATHVLPEAGVIVLAPSAQDDGLLTGEEIQKLHLKADLVVLSGERTALSKITEDGVIGVVRSLMAAGATNIIGTLWSVSEQSTAKFMMEFYRQLQKTGDAAGALRQA; encoded by the coding sequence ATTTTAGTAGTCGGTAATCCTAAATCGCCTTATTTTTTGCCTCTACCAGGAGCAGAACAGGAAGCAATAAGTATTGCTGAGTTGCTGCATACTCAGGCTTTGATTGGCGATGCAGCAACGGAAATGGCGGTTGTACAAAGGTTAAGCCAGGCTAGGATTATTCATCTAGCAACCCATGTGTTACCGGAAGCGGGTGTGATTGTGTTAGCACCTTCTGCTCAAGATGATGGTTTACTCACAGGTGAGGAAATCCAGAAGTTGCACTTAAAAGCAGATTTAGTGGTTCTCAGTGGTGAGCGTACGGCACTAAGTAAAATTACCGAAGACGGTGTAATTGGAGTCGTGCGATCGCTCATGGCAGCTGGAGCTACTAATATCATAGGTACGTTATGGTCTGTGTCAGAGCAGTCGACTGCTAAATTTATGATGGAGTTTTACCGCCAGTTACAAAAAACTGGTGATGCGGCTGGTGCTTTGCGTCAAGCATGA
- a CDS encoding diguanylate cyclase, translating into MYQQYGHYYLCQATLDWLDIISDSAIAFAYYLIPIMVVYFVRKRQDLLFSWIHRLVTAVFVVGSTIQMIEAWIFWRSEYWLLSLFKAIMASGSLGAMFLLVRSLPKVLTLPNFIELKQANHQLELEIKERHFAEEALRESKERFHNAFDYAAIGMALVGLNGSWLQVNHSLCEIVGYSEAELLSKTCQEITHPDDLDTDFDYVRQLLTGEIRCYHMEKRYIHKLGHVVWIMLSVSLVCDIHGQPLYFITQIQDITERKRVEQTLQQQAYIFENISDGIIVTDLLGRVIDWNRAAEKMFGYGKAEVLGKTLGILHKPEESAVLTQQIIDELHTANRWAGEINFVRKDRTEGVCETVFVPLYNEHGQPSATIGVNRNITERKQAEAALQTANEQLTSWVQQLEQRNHEIALLSQMSDILQACLTVEEAYKVIAQLIQPLFPQTSGGVFIISSSKHLVEAVTTWGNSNLVSKKVFSPKNCWALRRGRSHFSTTDDHSLHCSHIEEDLFGGEALCVPMMAQGEALGMLHFHSPQTGQLTAAKQQLASAVAERIALALANLRLTEALQQQSIRDPLTGLFNRRYLEESLEREISRAERSQKRVGIIMMDVDHFKSFNDKFGHEAGDIVLRELGGFLRKQIRKADIACRYGGEEIMLILPESSLDVCQERAERIRQTVKHLDIQHQRQKLGCISLSLGVAMYPEHGITGAAVIEAADAALYIAKKTGRDRVVMAQS; encoded by the coding sequence GTGTATCAGCAATACGGGCATTACTACCTATGTCAAGCAACATTGGATTGGCTGGATATTATCTCAGACTCTGCGATCGCCTTTGCCTATTACTTAATTCCGATCATGGTTGTTTATTTTGTTCGTAAGCGGCAAGATTTACTCTTTAGTTGGATACACCGTTTAGTTACAGCAGTATTTGTAGTTGGTAGCACCATTCAAATGATAGAGGCTTGGATATTCTGGCGTTCGGAGTATTGGTTGCTCTCTTTGTTCAAAGCGATTATGGCTTCTGGGTCATTGGGTGCAATGTTTCTATTAGTGCGATCGCTTCCCAAAGTTCTGACTTTGCCTAACTTCATAGAACTAAAGCAAGCCAATCACCAACTTGAGTTGGAAATCAAAGAACGCCATTTTGCAGAAGAAGCATTACGGGAAAGTAAAGAGCGCTTTCACAACGCCTTTGACTATGCTGCTATTGGTATGGCGTTGGTGGGGTTAAATGGTAGTTGGCTACAAGTTAATCATTCTTTGTGTGAAATTGTTGGTTATTCAGAAGCAGAGTTACTTTCTAAGACTTGCCAAGAGATTACCCATCCAGACGATTTAGATACTGACTTTGACTACGTGCGTCAATTACTGACTGGTGAAATCCGCTGTTACCACATGGAAAAGCGATACATACACAAGCTTGGACACGTGGTGTGGATTATGTTAAGTGTATCGCTAGTATGCGACATCCACGGTCAACCCTTGTACTTTATCACTCAGATTCAGGATATTACTGAGCGCAAACGAGTTGAACAAACTTTACAGCAGCAGGCTTATATTTTTGAAAATATCTCGGATGGCATAATTGTAACTGATTTATTAGGTCGTGTTATAGACTGGAACCGAGCTGCCGAAAAGATGTTTGGCTACGGCAAAGCAGAGGTATTAGGTAAAACTCTCGGCATATTGCACAAACCAGAAGAGTCTGCTGTACTTACACAACAAATCATAGACGAGTTGCACACTGCCAATCGTTGGGCTGGTGAAATAAATTTTGTTCGCAAGGATAGAACAGAAGGAGTATGCGAAACAGTATTTGTACCACTGTATAACGAACATGGTCAGCCTAGCGCCACCATTGGCGTCAATCGCAACATCACAGAACGTAAACAAGCAGAAGCCGCTTTGCAAACAGCTAATGAGCAACTTACCTCTTGGGTACAGCAACTTGAACAACGCAACCATGAAATTGCTCTACTCAGTCAGATGAGTGATATTCTCCAAGCTTGTCTAACAGTAGAGGAAGCATATAAAGTAATTGCTCAGTTAATCCAACCCTTGTTTCCTCAGACCTCAGGTGGAGTGTTTATTATTAGTTCCTCCAAACATTTAGTCGAAGCTGTGACTACTTGGGGAAACTCAAATCTTGTGAGTAAAAAAGTATTCTCACCCAAAAACTGTTGGGCTTTACGACGGGGGCGATCGCATTTTTCCACAACTGACGATCATAGTTTACACTGTAGCCACATTGAAGAAGACTTATTTGGAGGCGAAGCTCTTTGTGTACCAATGATGGCTCAGGGTGAAGCCTTAGGTATGCTGCATTTCCATTCCCCACAAACAGGACAACTGACAGCAGCCAAACAACAATTAGCCTCTGCGGTTGCTGAACGTATCGCCTTAGCTTTAGCTAACTTAAGACTCACTGAAGCTCTACAACAGCAAAGTATTCGTGATCCTCTCACAGGTTTATTTAATCGCCGCTACTTAGAAGAATCTTTAGAACGAGAAATCAGCCGAGCCGAACGCAGCCAGAAACGTGTAGGCATCATTATGATGGATGTCGATCATTTTAAAAGCTTCAATGACAAATTTGGTCATGAAGCAGGTGATATTGTATTGCGCGAACTTGGTGGATTTTTAAGAAAACAAATTCGCAAAGCAGATATAGCCTGTCGCTACGGCGGCGAAGAAATAATGTTGATTTTGCCAGAAAGTTCTTTAGATGTTTGCCAAGAAAGAGCCGAAAGAATTCGACAAACAGTGAAGCATTTGGACATACAACATCAACGTCAGAAACTTGGTTGCATTAGCTTGTCATTAGGAGTAGCCATGTATCCAGAACATGGTATAACAGGTGCGGCAGTGATTGAAGCTGCCGATGCTGCCTTATATATTGCCAAAAAAACCGGACGCGATCGCGTCGTCATGGCTCAATCTTAG
- a CDS encoding VOC family protein: MHQGKQNIIEGIYEVCIGVPEPISAIQYWEQFGYCIGEEGKLPATVAKQLYGVDSALRSIRLYHQNADHGLIRLMIWQNPINNGLKIGSMKVKGNRWATTLTADIINILNHVEEAKAAGWPLWFTRPHWEVIYQKERKNRPFVDTMVGVREMLLLQPLTRQVFFQRFGYTLPDYGNININSPFKTSQFTHMGMVIQDDSKETLKFYDEVLGLLRVRDDVETSYESSLAGREIFDLQPGEKFFVTAFDDPRSSTTNMMATRSGRLYIIRFPSSINLDSRYEAAQPGCLGMCLYTYRVREFHQFCDRIKASSIQKFTNIAENEFEEPSFSFVAPDGYFWNLVGC, encoded by the coding sequence ATGCATCAGGGAAAACAAAATATAATAGAAGGCATCTATGAAGTATGTATTGGCGTTCCAGAACCAATCTCGGCGATTCAGTATTGGGAGCAATTTGGTTATTGCATTGGTGAAGAAGGTAAATTACCAGCAACTGTAGCGAAGCAGTTGTATGGTGTTGACTCAGCTTTACGCTCAATTCGCCTTTATCACCAAAATGCAGATCATGGTTTGATTCGTCTGATGATTTGGCAAAACCCTATAAATAACGGGTTAAAAATAGGATCAATGAAAGTTAAGGGTAATCGTTGGGCAACAACTTTAACCGCCGATATTATAAATATCTTAAATCACGTAGAAGAGGCAAAAGCAGCTGGTTGGCCACTTTGGTTCACCCGTCCCCATTGGGAAGTTATTTATCAAAAAGAAAGGAAAAACCGTCCTTTTGTTGACACTATGGTGGGAGTGCGAGAAATGCTGTTGCTACAACCATTAACACGACAAGTTTTTTTTCAAAGATTTGGTTACACACTCCCCGATTACGGCAACATTAATATCAATTCTCCTTTCAAGACCAGTCAGTTTACCCACATGGGAATGGTAATTCAAGATGACAGCAAAGAAACATTAAAGTTTTATGACGAAGTTTTGGGATTGTTGCGGGTGCGTGATGATGTCGAGACTAGCTATGAATCATCTCTAGCTGGCCGAGAAATTTTTGACCTGCAACCAGGTGAAAAGTTTTTTGTCACCGCCTTTGATGATCCGCGTTCTTCTACGACTAACATGATGGCAACACGTAGTGGCAGACTGTATATTATTCGCTTCCCTAGTTCAATAAATTTAGATTCCCGCTATGAAGCAGCACAACCAGGTTGTTTGGGAATGTGTTTGTACACCTACAGAGTACGAGAATTTCATCAGTTTTGCGATCGCATAAAAGCTAGTTCTATACAAAAATTTACAAATATTGCCGAAAACGAATTTGAAGAACCCAGTTTTTCTTTTGTCGCACCAGATGGGTATTTTTGGAATTTAGTTGGATGTTAG
- a CDS encoding caspase family protein: MAKNIYALLVGIDEYDPASIPPIPSLRGCVNDISAVESYLRERVAGDREWNLVEPTNQPWILLNQNATRQAIIDGFRQHLCNADSEDVVLFYYAGHGAQQKSPQEFWSLEPDHLDETLVCYDSRTATSRDLADKEIAYLLSQVAQKNPHVVVILDCCHSGSGTRDIEVNVRQAPTDYRDRPLSSYIFAEDNLNFVEELPASRSLDKKFTGVVLPKGRHVMLSACRDYEQAKEYKAEDGKSRGAFSYFLLQTLEKTNGNITYRDLARNLNALISGKLKEQSPQIDTTDPQELNQPFLGGAIQERSHYFTLTYSENENSWIIDAGAVHGIPKTTNGGDTLLAIFPAGTPVEQLGDLRNAGGEARLTQVLPQRSKVEIIDGSDRLLENTSYWAVITSLPLPPLKVYIDGQATGVELARQTLAHTGSLYVQQVATPEDADYHLLADKNQYWIVLPASKRPVVAPIPEQSTQAGYMPYFANKAVQRLEHIARWQNILQLKSPATSRIQPDDIKMEIIVLSGRQESNSGAEMRLEYTNDNGEWTPPIIQLRLTNNSDKTLYCNVLNLTENYGVELPFFPEKSSIRLAPTSSENSVSVTSFTDLGFVIPDEFLAQGITEYKDILKLIVSTSEFDASLLEQDGLNPPSTKRSIGGRSVLESLMQETGDRNAVRVKARGNNDDWLTQEIAVTIVRPQDAQNLHSDRPVLLQNGLVEVLPHPSLQAQVNLTTVPQTSRDIGNVILPPLLQQLSITEPFQFTTSRASDPGLSGLELSNVVDHTVITKAAPLKLLVDREIADNEYLLPIGYDGEFFLPLGKGKKTPDSKTEITIERLPVPTQSSRSLQGSIRIFFEKVICTKVGQTFEYPILAAATVDENEQVIYDKNIESVTAKVAQAQRILLYIHGIIGDTESLVPSIEKATITVDGQQRPIKELYDLVLTFDYENLNTTIEENARLLKQRLQAVGLGENHGKQLHIVAHSMGGLVSRWLIEREGGQEIVQHLVMLGTPNAGSPWPAVQDLVFTILVFGLNQLAAIAWPAKVVAKLLEYLETNNYSLEQMHPDSEFLKQLAQNPDPSVHYTIVAGDRSLVPAATETQPEKQSSPLQRLMSKLFGQGVDKVVNLVFFEQPNDIAVTLASIKSVSSNRSPQPQILTPNPACDHLTYFNHPAGLEALAKALSQSLSPRTSQPQLQLPTMRHSRVNYEDITMIIPPGTPRDPIPDTAPSPSSARNQPTENRSTVNGPVIWVIALLLVAIAGLIIWNRTQEQKPDNQQRKSQLGFDVSYSLDNSRF; encoded by the coding sequence ATGGCTAAAAACATTTACGCGCTACTAGTCGGTATTGATGAATATGATCCTGCCTCTATTCCACCTATACCATCTTTGCGGGGTTGCGTTAACGACATCAGCGCCGTAGAATCATATCTGCGGGAGCGTGTAGCTGGCGATCGCGAATGGAATTTGGTAGAACCAACCAATCAGCCTTGGATACTGCTCAATCAAAATGCCACTCGTCAGGCAATTATTGATGGCTTTCGACAACATCTGTGCAATGCTGACAGTGAAGATGTTGTACTGTTTTACTATGCTGGTCATGGCGCACAACAAAAGTCACCCCAGGAATTTTGGAGTTTAGAGCCAGACCATTTGGATGAAACTTTGGTTTGTTACGATAGTCGGACAGCAACTAGTCGAGATTTAGCCGATAAAGAAATAGCTTATCTCCTGAGTCAAGTTGCTCAAAAAAATCCTCATGTTGTCGTAATTCTCGACTGTTGTCACTCGGGTTCCGGGACTAGAGACATAGAAGTCAATGTGCGTCAGGCTCCTACAGATTATCGCGATCGCCCTTTAAGTAGCTACATTTTTGCAGAAGATAATCTAAATTTTGTCGAAGAATTACCTGCTTCTCGCAGTTTAGATAAAAAATTTACAGGAGTAGTATTACCAAAGGGTAGACACGTAATGTTATCTGCGTGTCGAGATTACGAACAGGCGAAAGAGTATAAGGCTGAAGATGGTAAATCTCGTGGTGCTTTTTCTTACTTTTTGCTACAAACCTTGGAAAAAACCAATGGTAATATCACTTATCGAGATTTAGCTAGAAATCTGAATGCTTTAATTAGTGGCAAACTTAAAGAACAATCACCACAAATTGACACCACTGACCCACAGGAGTTAAATCAGCCATTTTTAGGTGGTGCAATTCAAGAGCGCTCTCATTACTTTACTTTGACCTACAGCGAAAATGAAAATAGTTGGATAATTGATGCTGGCGCTGTTCATGGTATCCCAAAAACTACTAATGGTGGAGATACTCTCCTGGCAATTTTCCCGGCTGGTACTCCTGTTGAACAGTTAGGGGATTTAAGAAATGCTGGAGGCGAAGCACGCTTGACACAGGTGTTACCGCAACGGAGTAAAGTAGAAATTATTGATGGTAGCGATCGCTTATTGGAAAATACCAGTTATTGGGCAGTAATCACAAGCCTACCATTGCCCCCGTTAAAAGTGTATATCGACGGTCAAGCCACAGGTGTGGAATTGGCGCGTCAAACACTGGCACACACTGGTTCTTTGTATGTGCAGCAAGTTGCAACACCAGAAGATGCAGATTACCACTTGCTTGCAGATAAAAATCAATATTGGATTGTACTTCCTGCTAGTAAACGTCCTGTAGTTGCTCCCATTCCCGAACAATCAACTCAGGCTGGCTATATGCCTTACTTTGCTAACAAAGCTGTTCAGCGTTTAGAACATATTGCCCGTTGGCAAAACATTTTGCAACTCAAAAGTCCCGCGACGAGTCGCATTCAACCTGATGATATCAAAATGGAAATTATCGTCTTATCTGGACGACAAGAATCTAATTCAGGTGCGGAAATGCGGTTAGAGTATACTAATGACAATGGCGAATGGACACCACCAATTATTCAACTTAGACTTACAAATAACAGCGATAAAACCCTTTATTGCAATGTTCTCAATCTCACGGAAAACTATGGCGTGGAATTACCATTTTTTCCCGAAAAAAGTAGTATTCGCCTAGCACCAACAAGTAGTGAAAATAGTGTTAGTGTTACAAGTTTTACTGACTTGGGTTTTGTGATTCCCGATGAGTTTTTGGCACAGGGGATTACCGAATACAAAGATATATTGAAGTTGATTGTTAGCACTTCGGAATTTGATGCAAGTTTGTTAGAGCAAGATGGTTTAAACCCACCTTCAACCAAACGTTCTATTGGGGGAAGGAGTGTGCTAGAGAGTTTAATGCAGGAGACTGGCGATCGTAATGCCGTCAGGGTGAAAGCCAGAGGTAACAATGATGACTGGCTGACACAGGAAATTGCTGTCACCATCGTCCGTCCCCAAGATGCTCAAAATTTGCACAGCGATCGCCCCGTTTTATTACAAAATGGTTTAGTGGAGGTATTACCCCATCCAAGTTTGCAAGCACAAGTTAACCTGACAACTGTACCGCAAACAAGCAGAGACATAGGAAATGTCATCTTACCTCCCCTTCTACAACAATTATCTATTACCGAACCATTTCAATTCACTACCAGCCGAGCTAGTGATCCTGGCTTGAGTGGTTTAGAATTAAGTAACGTGGTAGACCACACTGTCATCACAAAAGCAGCACCTCTGAAATTACTAGTTGACCGAGAAATTGCAGACAACGAATACCTTTTACCTATAGGTTATGATGGGGAATTTTTCTTACCCTTAGGAAAAGGTAAAAAGACTCCGGATAGTAAAACAGAAATTACTATCGAAAGATTACCTGTACCAACACAAAGTAGCCGTTCTTTACAAGGTTCCATCCGCATCTTTTTTGAAAAAGTCATCTGTACCAAAGTTGGACAAACATTTGAATACCCGATTTTAGCAGCAGCAACAGTTGATGAAAACGAGCAAGTAATATATGACAAAAATATCGAATCAGTCACAGCAAAAGTTGCTCAAGCTCAGCGAATTCTTCTCTACATTCATGGTATTATTGGTGATACAGAATCTCTAGTTCCTAGTATTGAAAAAGCCACAATTACAGTAGATGGACAACAGCGTCCCATCAAAGAATTATACGACCTAGTTTTGACCTTTGATTACGAAAATCTCAATACTACCATTGAAGAAAACGCCCGACTTTTAAAACAGCGATTGCAAGCAGTCGGTTTAGGAGAAAATCACGGCAAACAGTTACATATTGTTGCTCACTCAATGGGTGGCTTGGTGTCTCGCTGGTTGATAGAACGAGAAGGCGGCCAGGAAATAGTGCAACATTTAGTCATGCTAGGTACACCCAACGCTGGTTCTCCTTGGCCTGCTGTACAAGATTTGGTATTTACAATATTGGTGTTTGGGTTGAATCAACTTGCAGCGATCGCTTGGCCTGCAAAAGTAGTAGCTAAGTTATTGGAATATCTGGAGACCAACAATTATTCCCTTGAGCAAATGCATCCAGATTCAGAATTTCTCAAACAACTAGCCCAAAATCCCGATCCTAGTGTTCACTATACAATCGTGGCAGGCGATCGCTCCCTTGTTCCCGCAGCTACAGAAACTCAACCAGAAAAACAATCAAGTCCCTTACAAAGGTTGATGTCTAAGCTTTTTGGTCAAGGTGTAGATAAAGTAGTGAACTTAGTCTTCTTTGAACAACCGAACGACATCGCTGTAACTCTCGCCAGTATCAAAAGCGTGAGTTCCAACCGTTCACCCCAGCCTCAGATACTCACACCAAATCCAGCCTGTGATCACCTCACCTATTTTAATCATCCAGCTGGGTTAGAAGCACTAGCCAAAGCGCTTTCTCAATCACTCAGTCCCAGAACTTCTCAACCACAGCTACAACTCCCAACTATGCGTCATAGTAGGGTGAATTACGAAGATATCACCATGATTATCCCACCAGGTACACCACGTGACCCCATACCCGATACTGCTCCCAGCCCATCATCAGCCAGAAATCAACCAACAGAAAATCGTTCTACGGTGAATGGCCCTGTCATCTGGGTAATTGCTTTGTTGCTAGTAGCAATTGCTGGCTTGATTATCTGGAATCGGACTCAAGAGCAAAAACCAGATAATCAGCAAAGAAAGAGTCAATTAGGTTTTGATGTGAGTTATAGCCTTGACAACAGTCGTTTTTAG
- the bchE gene encoding magnesium-protoporphyrin IX monomethyl ester anaerobic oxidative cyclase: MRIMMIQPNYHSGGAEIAGNWPPSWVPYVGGALKTAGFSNIRFVDAMTDYIADDALAEIIAQHQPDVVLATAITPMIYQSQKTLKIVKEVCPQAKTIMGGVHPTYMYNEVLNEAHWVDYIIRGEGEEITVNLLQAIANGTDERDRRHILGIAFLENGQVVATPAHPPIADLDSLTPDWSLLDWSKYIYTPLNVRVAVPNYARGCPFTCRFCSQWKFWRKYRSGTPKRFVDEIETLVKKHKVGFFILADEEPTINKSKFIALCNELIERNLGVYWGINTRVTDILRDEQELPLYRKAGLVHVSLGTEAAAQLKLNLFRKETTIEQNKRAIKLLNQNGIVTEAQFIMGLENETPETIEQTYQMALDWKADMVNWNMFTPWPFSELFQDLGDRVEVRDYSQYNFVTPIMKPKAMEREDVLKGVLKNYARFYLRKTFEYWFVKDPFKRKYLLGCLKAFVQTTLNKRFYNLKRVKYNGLHTKIELGFDESKILTREQIAQRQQQHPELMADVNFTGNISACGAPNDLPRYDD, encoded by the coding sequence ATGCGGATTATGATGATTCAACCCAACTATCATTCTGGAGGTGCGGAAATTGCGGGAAACTGGCCACCTAGTTGGGTTCCGTATGTTGGTGGGGCGTTGAAGACAGCTGGCTTCAGCAATATCCGTTTTGTGGATGCCATGACAGATTATATTGCCGATGATGCCTTAGCTGAAATCATCGCCCAGCATCAACCGGATGTAGTGCTAGCAACGGCGATTACGCCGATGATTTATCAATCTCAAAAAACCTTAAAGATTGTTAAAGAAGTTTGTCCTCAAGCTAAGACAATTATGGGTGGGGTTCACCCTACTTACATGTACAATGAAGTTCTCAACGAAGCACATTGGGTAGATTATATCATCCGAGGAGAAGGAGAAGAGATTACAGTTAACTTGCTGCAAGCTATTGCTAATGGTACAGATGAGCGCGATCGCCGTCATATTTTAGGTATTGCTTTCCTCGAAAATGGGCAAGTCGTCGCCACACCAGCCCATCCTCCCATCGCCGATTTGGATAGCCTCACCCCAGATTGGAGTTTATTAGACTGGAGTAAATATATTTATACCCCTCTCAATGTGCGAGTTGCGGTTCCTAACTATGCTAGAGGATGTCCCTTCACCTGTCGTTTTTGTTCTCAGTGGAAATTCTGGCGCAAATATCGTTCTGGTACTCCCAAGAGGTTCGTCGATGAAATTGAAACCTTGGTGAAAAAACACAAAGTCGGCTTTTTCATTCTTGCCGATGAAGAACCAACCATCAACAAATCAAAATTTATCGCTTTGTGTAACGAACTAATAGAACGCAACTTAGGCGTTTACTGGGGAATTAATACACGGGTGACCGATATTTTGCGGGATGAGCAAGAACTACCACTCTACCGCAAAGCCGGACTCGTGCATGTTTCCTTAGGCACAGAAGCAGCAGCGCAGTTAAAGTTAAATTTGTTCCGCAAAGAAACCACCATTGAACAAAACAAGCGTGCCATCAAACTATTAAATCAAAACGGCATCGTTACAGAAGCTCAATTTATTATGGGTTTGGAAAACGAAACCCCGGAAACAATCGAACAAACCTATCAAATGGCCTTGGATTGGAAAGCAGACATGGTGAACTGGAATATGTTTACACCTTGGCCATTTTCCGAATTATTTCAAGATTTAGGCGATCGCGTCGAAGTTCGTGATTATTCTCAATATAACTTTGTTACTCCGATTATGAAGCCAAAGGCTATGGAACGGGAAGATGTTCTCAAAGGAGTACTGAAGAACTACGCCCGTTTTTACCTACGCAAAACCTTTGAGTATTGGTTTGTCAAAGATCCTTTTAAACGCAAGTATCTTTTAGGTTGCTTAAAGGCATTTGTGCAAACAACTCTCAACAAGCGCTTCTACAATCTCAAACGAGTCAAGTACAATGGACTACACACCAAGATAGAACTAGGTTTTGATGAGTCGAAGATTCTCACCCGCGAACAAATTGCCCAGCGTCAGCAACAACATCCCGAATTGATGGCGGATGTAAACTTCACAGGCAACATTTCCGCTTGCGGCGCACCCAATGATCTGCCGAGGTATGATGATTAA
- the msrB gene encoding peptide-methionine (R)-S-oxide reductase MsrB, with amino-acid sequence MKRRLLLETGGVIIGALWLSNYLTRRPGFMATSNSEKFEINKTEEEWRKTLTPEQFRILRKHGTERAGTSPLDKNYADGTYVCAGCGQPLFTSETKFNSRTGWPSFYAPIEGAISTTVDRSFFMTRIEVHCSRCGGHLGHVFEDGPAPTGQRYCMNGVAMEFVPEA; translated from the coding sequence ATGAAAAGAAGACTGCTTTTAGAAACAGGTGGCGTCATCATTGGGGCGCTATGGTTGTCAAATTATTTAACCAGGAGACCAGGATTTATGGCAACTTCAAATAGTGAAAAATTTGAAATTAATAAAACTGAGGAAGAGTGGCGCAAAACCTTAACACCAGAACAGTTTCGTATCCTGCGTAAGCATGGTACAGAACGGGCTGGCACAAGTCCACTAGATAAAAATTATGCTGATGGCACATATGTATGTGCTGGTTGTGGACAGCCACTATTTACATCAGAAACCAAATTCAATAGTCGTACTGGCTGGCCGAGTTTTTACGCACCCATTGAAGGCGCAATTAGCACAACAGTAGATAGATCATTTTTTATGACTAGGATAGAAGTGCATTGCAGCCGTTGTGGTGGACATTTGGGTCATGTATTTGAAGATGGCCCTGCACCAACTGGTCAGCGCTACTGTATGAATGGTGTGGCGATGGAATTTGTTCCAGAAGCATAA
- a CDS encoding DUF202 domain-containing protein: MAWIRTSLSLISFGFSID, from the coding sequence ATGGCGTGGATTCGCACCAGTCTATCGTTGATTAGCTTTGGGTTTAGCATTGACTAA
- a CDS encoding DUF1622 domain-containing protein, with the protein MEWFEPLKTSLEGLVSVTQFVLEIISVLCVIAGLIKTSQLAIVFARRRRNTPYPFNKIRLRFGIWLALALEFQLGADILATTIRPSFEELAKLALIAVVRTLLNYFLGKELETEYELEEKSMLPTESRTTHEDPMA; encoded by the coding sequence ATGGAATGGTTTGAACCGCTAAAAACAAGCCTGGAAGGGTTGGTGAGTGTCACTCAGTTTGTTCTAGAAATAATTTCGGTCTTGTGTGTGATTGCTGGGCTCATTAAAACAAGCCAATTGGCGATTGTTTTTGCTCGCCGCCGTCGTAATACCCCTTATCCCTTCAACAAAATTCGGCTTCGCTTCGGTATCTGGCTGGCTCTGGCATTAGAGTTTCAGCTAGGGGCTGATATTTTGGCGACCACGATCAGACCCTCATTTGAAGAATTGGCCAAGCTGGCACTGATTGCCGTCGTGCGGACGTTGCTCAACTATTTCCTTGGTAAAGAACTAGAGACTGAATATGAATTAGAAGAAAAATCGATGCTACCTACAGAATCAAGAACGACTCATGAAGATCCGATGGCTTAG